A single genomic interval of Oryza sativa Japonica Group chromosome 7, ASM3414082v1 harbors:
- the LOC107281614 gene encoding LOW QUALITY PROTEIN: uncharacterized protein (The sequence of the model RefSeq protein was modified relative to this genomic sequence to represent the inferred CDS: substituted 1 base at 1 genomic stop codon) — QIIKPPXSPLDIGDMDDSNIYLGRSQKGIYCTFVDNPCGVYILDESYGKMEWVLKHRICYVPRQEFHQIGPWTLQDINFYEHIGHSEYDNSEAIEEQKFEWDSDNDNVIDINNRSNLTGYVTILGFHPYKEVVFLSHTLTRGLAYHLNTRKVQDMGNIRPKYYGTDMGIQPFIEGSFPYTPWLGEFPEDN, encoded by the coding sequence CAAATAATTAAACCACCTTAGTCACCTTTGGATATTGGAGATATGGATGATTCAAATATATATCTGGGACGATCACAGAAGGGGATTTACTGTACATTTGTTGATAATCCATGCGGGGTATATATTCTTGATGAATCATATGGCAAAATGGAGTGGGTGCTGAAGCATAGAATTTGCTATGTGCCTAGACAGGAATTTCATCAAATTGGACCCTGGACCTTACAAGATATCAACTTTTATGAACATATTGGTCATTCTGAATATGATAACAGTGAAGCAATAGAGGAGCAAAAATTTGAGTGGGACTCTGACAATGATAATGTCATCGATATTAACAATAGGAGTAATTTGACTGGTTATGTAACAATCCTTGGATTCCATCCATACAAGGAGGTTGTGTTCTTGAGCCACACATTGACCCGTGGACTGGCATACCACTTAAACACCAGAAAGGTCCAAGACATGGGCAACATTCGCCCAAAATATTATGGAACTGATATGGGCATCCAGCCATTTATAGAAGGGTCTTTTCCATACACACCATGGTTGGGAGAATTTCCAGAGGACAATTAA
- the LOC136351236 gene encoding uncharacterized protein, producing MDIQDYYQLTPVHDYIRDAGIIGGHGKPATEDVLVNILHRLAPRCLAISRCVCKPWRTIIDARCLLRVDLLPHLVGGIFINFHDLILSEFISRPSIGPTISGNFNYLPHNSIVRDHCNGLLLLDGYADYPATRQYYVVNPATRQWVQLPPCPSSHPGMYSESTEYLVFDPGLSSQFEVFVIPYARVMPYASVLHRNIQLDPMIEKIEWPPSPCILHVFSSRTKQWEERSFVREGEAAGTLAKIRPNFPHFLQNAVYWRGVLYNITVW from the exons ATGGACATTCAAGATTATTATCAGTTAACACCAGTACATG ATTATATTAGAGATGCTGGAATAATAGGTGGGCATGGAAAACCTGCTACTGAAGATGTCCTTGTAAACATCCTCCATCGTCTTGCACCACGCTGCCTTGCAATTTCTCGATGTGTTTGCAAGCCTTGGCGCACCATCATCGATGCTCGTTGCCTGCTGCGTGTGGACCTCCTTCCACACTTGGTGGGTGGCATATTCATCAACTTCCATGACCTAATCTTGTCTGAGTTCATCTCCCGCCCCTCGATAGGCCCCACGATATCCGGCAACTTTAACTATTTGCCTCACAACTCCATAGTTAGGGACCACTGCAATGGGCTTCTCTTGCTTGATGGCTATGCGGATTACCCGGCTACACGACAGTATTATGTGGTTAACCCGGCCACACGACAGTGGGTACAATTGCCCCCATGCCCAAGTTCGCATCCAGGGATGTACAGTGAGAGCACGGAGTACCTTGTCTTTGACCCCGGATTGTCATCACAGTTTGAGGTATTTGTAATCCCCTATGCTCGTGTCATGCCCTATGCTTCTGTACTTCATCGCAATATTCAATTAGACCCCATGATAGAGAAAATAGAATGGCCACCATCGCCATGCATCCTGCATGTTTTCTCATCAAGGACAAAGCAATGGGAGGAGAGGTCGTTTGTTCGAGAAGGGGAGGCTGCAGGAACTTTGGCCAAGATACGACCAAATTTTCCACATTTTCTGCAGAACGCAGTCTACTGGCGAGGAGTACTTTAT AATATCACTGTCTGGTAA